One region of Paenibacillus polymyxa M1 genomic DNA includes:
- a CDS encoding stage II sporulation protein P translates to MKKIQTWNVGRWRRKGIEILAMGHTLVLLIMGSALLFVVLGLGGLAENRLQTSPVSSMKGLAGSVSSGFFADMLGMEVPHLAQKKQHSSLSGEQWSPFVFQMLTGINPQDPKSLISREIPGMSAGAPVLLRKGSGNDKVEGPTDYQPDQGTTDTPGGSDAAENPPSTTPDIPTTPETDPAREDDPGDAAKGEKRILIYHSHPREAYNPLLSKTSSNPNSGSKSANVSRVGDFVKKRLEKQGISTLHVNKDYATTVQNYNWNYSYKYSRATVKEVLAQNKGLTYLLDIHRDSQRHGKTTATINGLSYAKVYFIIGHDNKNWRKNEAFAARIHEKLEKSYHGVSRGVWGKDGGKGNNGEYNQSLSSHSILIEIGGIDNTEEELKRTSDVLADMISEVYWEDQKAQKAGTNVSDTKKSNSGN, encoded by the coding sequence ATGAAAAAAATTCAGACCTGGAACGTCGGAAGATGGAGAAGAAAAGGTATCGAAATTTTGGCAATGGGACATACGCTTGTGCTGCTTATCATGGGCTCGGCGCTTTTATTTGTCGTTTTGGGACTAGGAGGGTTGGCAGAAAATCGTTTGCAAACCTCTCCTGTTTCTTCGATGAAAGGATTGGCAGGCTCGGTGTCCAGCGGTTTTTTCGCGGATATGCTAGGTATGGAGGTACCTCATTTGGCACAAAAGAAGCAGCATTCTTCGTTGTCGGGTGAACAATGGTCGCCATTTGTTTTTCAGATGCTTACAGGTATTAATCCGCAGGATCCCAAAAGTCTCATTTCTCGTGAAATTCCTGGCATGTCTGCTGGTGCGCCTGTCTTGCTGCGCAAGGGTTCGGGGAACGACAAGGTAGAGGGTCCTACGGATTATCAGCCTGATCAGGGAACGACAGATACCCCTGGGGGTTCAGACGCAGCTGAGAACCCGCCGTCTACTACGCCGGATATTCCGACAACACCGGAAACAGACCCTGCACGTGAGGATGATCCAGGTGATGCCGCCAAAGGGGAGAAGCGTATATTAATCTACCATTCTCATCCCAGAGAAGCATATAATCCATTACTGAGCAAAACCAGTTCTAACCCCAATTCAGGTTCTAAGTCAGCTAATGTATCAAGGGTAGGTGACTTCGTAAAGAAGAGACTGGAAAAGCAAGGGATATCTACACTGCATGTAAACAAGGATTATGCCACCACAGTTCAAAATTACAATTGGAACTACTCCTATAAATATTCACGCGCAACAGTCAAGGAGGTTTTGGCTCAAAATAAAGGTTTAACTTATCTACTTGATATTCATCGTGATTCCCAACGTCATGGAAAAACAACAGCCACCATTAATGGACTTTCTTATGCCAAAGTGTATTTTATCATCGGACATGACAACAAAAATTGGCGTAAAAATGAAGCTTTTGCTGCTCGTATTCATGAAAAGCTGGAAAAATCCTATCACGGCGTATCACGAGGTGTATGGGGAAAAGATGGCGGCAAAGGAAACAACGGTGAATATAATCAAAGCTTGTCTTCGCATAGCATTTTGATCGAAATCGGAGGGATTGACAACACGGAGGAGGAGTTAAAACGAACTTCTGACGTTTTGGCGGATATGATCAGTGAAGTGTATTGGGAGGATCAGAAAGCCCAGAAGGCGG
- the gpr gene encoding GPR endopeptidase, whose protein sequence is MDLDLQKYAVRTDLALEARELAERNQPVPLAGINENVEEDNGIKITRLDVLNEEGANRIGRVQGHYVTLEVPGLREGDTGLQQRVAIAFAKEMEHFIQKIGISKVARVLVVGLGNWNVTPDSLGPLVVENLMVTRQYFELTPDQINPGYRDVSAIAPGVLGITGIESSEIVQGIVDRTKPELIIAIDALASRSLERVNTTIQVADIGIHPGSGIGNKRRGITKDIMGVPCIAIGVPTVCYASTIVNNVIELMKTHFTKEKASTKVILGMLDEISEPERLGLVKEVLQPLGHDLIVTPKEIDEFIEDIANIIATGLNAALHEAVDPDNVAAYTH, encoded by the coding sequence ATGGATCTGGATTTGCAGAAGTATGCGGTACGCACGGATTTGGCATTAGAGGCAAGAGAGCTGGCAGAACGGAATCAGCCTGTACCGCTGGCAGGTATAAATGAGAATGTGGAGGAAGATAACGGTATTAAAATTACGCGGCTGGATGTATTAAATGAAGAAGGAGCCAACCGTATTGGGCGGGTACAAGGGCATTACGTTACACTCGAAGTACCTGGCTTGCGTGAAGGCGACACTGGACTTCAGCAACGGGTAGCTATTGCCTTTGCCAAAGAAATGGAGCATTTTATACAAAAAATAGGGATCTCTAAGGTGGCAAGGGTGCTGGTGGTAGGGCTGGGGAATTGGAACGTTACTCCTGATTCGCTGGGTCCGCTTGTTGTTGAAAATTTAATGGTCACCCGTCAATATTTTGAACTGACACCTGATCAGATCAACCCTGGATATCGGGATGTGAGTGCAATTGCGCCGGGTGTTCTTGGTATCACGGGAATCGAATCCAGTGAGATCGTTCAAGGCATTGTGGATCGCACAAAACCAGAACTGATTATTGCTATTGATGCTTTGGCGTCACGTTCACTAGAGCGTGTCAATACGACTATCCAAGTGGCGGATATCGGAATACATCCAGGTTCAGGTATTGGCAACAAGCGGCGTGGTATCACCAAGGATATTATGGGGGTTCCGTGTATCGCTATCGGCGTTCCAACGGTATGCTATGCTTCGACCATCGTCAACAATGTAATCGAACTGATGAAAACACATTTTACCAAAGAAAAAGCTTCTACCAAAGTAATTCTCGGAATGTTGGATGAAATATCAGAACCTGAGAGACTTGGGCTAGTGAAAGAGGTGCTCCAACCACTAGGGCATGATTTGATTGTGACTCCAAAAGAGATTGATGAATTCATTGAAGATATCGCGAATATCATTGCGACCGGATTGAACGCTGCTCTACATGAGGCTGTTGATCCCGACAATGTCGCCGCTTATACGCATTAA
- the rpsT gene encoding 30S ribosomal protein S20 codes for MPNIKSAIKRVKTSDKRRALNASQKSALRTAVKAADTALVGNEAEAAAAAFKVASQKLDKAVTKGLIHKNAAARKKSRLAKKLNALTAQA; via the coding sequence ATGCCAAACATCAAATCCGCTATCAAACGCGTTAAAACTAGCGACAAACGCCGTGCGTTGAACGCTTCCCAAAAATCCGCGCTTCGTACAGCAGTAAAAGCTGCCGATACAGCGTTGGTAGGTAACGAAGCTGAAGCTGCTGCTGCTGCTTTCAAAGTGGCTTCCCAAAAGCTGGACAAGGCTGTAACTAAAGGTCTGATCCACAAAAATGCAGCTGCTCGCAAGAAATCCCGCTTGGCGAAAAAACTTAACGCTCTTACAGCTCAAGCGTAA